The following nucleotide sequence is from Coffea eugenioides isolate CCC68of chromosome 10, Ceug_1.0, whole genome shotgun sequence.
ACACAAGAAGACTCTGACCGCTGCTCTTAATGGTTCTGTAATTAGCATTGATGATCACATTGAACATAACTCAGAATTGTGATTTTGAATATTATGTGGTCCATTCTTTGATGGACAACTCTGCGTGCAAATCTTACACATATTTCATCCTTCATAATCCGCATATACAAGGGGGTCCATGTTAAGACTAGTTTGCAAATCCATGTGTGATCACCAGAATTCTGAGATTTCTGGTTTGAAAGAGCTTCTGTTGCTTTCGTAACATGCAAAACTAGCATTGTGCATCACACCATCTAAGAACACTTTTGATACAGAATGTGCATAGACTGCAAAGATCTCTGCACTCTACAACTACACCACCTGAAGTTAGGATGTTTAACTTTTCGACCGATGCATAAAGCAGCTTCAAAATTCAAAAGCTACATATCCACCACTTGAGGGCGTTCGCATCATCTGACCAAGTGAAACTGCGACCATGTAGAAAGTGCAAGCACATATATCGCTCAAGAAAGTGGgtgcaaaaaagaaaagggttcACCAAATgctaaaataagaaaagaaaagggaaacactTGGATACCATATGTTCAGTCAAGGCTAGCATCAACTGGTTCAGTCTTTGTTGTTGCCAAGATCTAAATCTTCATCATCCTTCATGTATTTCTCCTGCACTGCTGCAACTGTAGCAAGTGTGTTAAGCGAAACCAATCTAACAACTCCCAAGACACAGAGAAGAATATCTGGACTTACACGCACATAAAGGGACCGGTACTATTTTGATGGATAAAGAGAACCAAAGCGCATTTACTATGAATTGCAAATAGTTAAAAAACTGTGAAGAATGTACAGCACACAAAAAGTATAGAGTTGCAAATGATGGTATGAGATGGATAACAGTTCTTTCAATTTCCTTGGTGGAGGCCGGGATGTAAAAACCAAAACTAGTTCTGAGACAAGTCAATTAGAACTGGACAGCCAACCACCCGTCAGCTAGCAACatctccaattcaagtgatttttCATTCATTAATGATGCAATATCCTTTAGGTAACTGAAATCCATCATCTCAAATTAGTATGTACTAAccacataaaataaataacctCATGAAAAAGGATATCTATAGTAATCCCAATCAACAGGGCCAACTGCAATCTTGCTAAACTCAACAGCGCTTTCTTCTATGCCAGCAAAAATATAACCATTGCTCTTATCAATCAACTTCACTAGATTACCCACACTTTCTTTGTCCTGGAAAGGCAAAAAAAACTGAGTAAGACGGAAGCCAAAACTTAGAATCACAAGTCACTTTGACTTCAAAAATACCAGCAAACCTGAATATCCAATGTCGTGAAATTGACTAGTCCATAACTTTCTATTACTTCACAGAGCTCCTTTGTAAGTTTTCTGCATCagaaataaatcaataaaaaaCAAATAGCCAAAAGCCTTCAGCTTTCTTTTAACTTATGCTTTTGCACACAAAACTTAGAAAAGGCTTCCAGCTCTCTAAACAAAGTTATTGTTGTCATCAATTATTTGAGTGATGAATTGGAGCTCAAGCTGTAAGGTACTAGATGGTTACACTAGTAGCGAATAATAGTAATGCTAAATTCTAACAGGGAATAACAAGCACTAAGTTTGCCTGAATATACCAAGACCAAGCTACATTAGTTTCCTTTTATATGCACCAAGGTACGCTATAAccttatgtataatattatggCAACAAATAACTACTCAGATCACCAACTTGTGCCACTAACTTGCATGTCTCATACTTGGTCTAGACAGTAGAAAAATGCACTCCTTTAATTTTATGATACCATCAGCACCAGTACAGACTCAAAATCAACATCTCTTATAAATAAGCCCTTGCATGAAAAATTTTACTCACCTGTACTTAGCTGACCTGGGATCCTGATCAAGGTGATGCTGCAAATAAGATAAATCTTGTACATCTGTATAAAAGTCCAGGTTGAAAGCTGTAAACACCAGCAAACGGAAAGTGTCAGAAGAGACAACAGAAATAGTTACTTCCTGAAATCAGCGGAAAGTGAACTTCATTGGCTTAACCTAGCCTTCCATAGCTTTCAATTAGATCAATCTTAGACAAGACATTAACATGAGGAAGTTCCAAGTGCACCATGGTCGATAAGCACAGAAGCAACGCACTGATATACTTCCCAGGATCACTACAAAGATGAGCATCAACCAAATGCACTGCAGTCAACTGCGCAAAAAGTAGAATCCATTGAGGAAGCAGGCAACTCTATGTGCTAAAAAAGAAGATGAAGTTGACAATCCTTGCATTTCAAGCATGTTAATATTATGGTATATCATTTAAATACATAACCATACCCTTAGGTTTAATCTCTTTATGAGTTTCATGATGACTCTTTTTGCATTCGCATGGAGGAAAAATAACTCCACTTGACCAGGGAAATCAAACAGAAGATAATGATCTGCAAGTTGATGATTATACTTTTAGAAATGTCAGGGTTGCCAAGACAAAAGAAATCAGATTAAGAACAAAGTAGTTCAACTAGACATATTTACCCCCTTAGTAATGTGCCAACCCCATGAATTGCTCCCAAACATGTATGGATTTTGAAGGTAGAAGACCCAATGGTAATGCTGCATGAGACTAGTTTATCGTCCAGTTTACGCAGATTGTTGTCTAATCTGACTAATGTTTCTACATCTACCAAAGGAATTATAAAATCTAAATGGAACCAAGAAGCAAGCAGTCCCTTGAAATAGTTTAGCAATTATTTGTGACAGATGCTGAGTAATCACAGCAAAAGTGATTTTATATAGCTTAACAATCTGTGTACAAAACCTTAGAAAACACAAGTTTCTAAAAGACAATAGTGAATATCAACGCTAGCTGAAGTAGACACCGAGACAAAGAGATAGCAACTCAAAACAAGAGACAAGCATAATCCAGAAACCTTTAATAAGCGGCTTCAATTTGGATTCCAACCAGTCGATATTCTTCTCCAAATAGTCCATGCAGTAAACAAGACCTATCAATTTGacatgtaaaaaacataaaGGTCAGGTAAGCCACAATTGACTCACACAAGTGCTCGTTATTCCCCTCCATCTCCCTCTTTTCTTATGACAATGGAGCCCTTGACAAATAGCATTATATAACAATATCCCTTGTTGACAATAGATAGCTTTGCCCACTGTTTTCGTCATATCTTTACAATTTAACTGATATCTTGTAGAAGAATCAGGAAAATAGCAACAGAAAGCAGTTGGGGCCATTACCTCCATTCGGACCAAGAGAATGCTCAGCCATAACATCTTCAAGTTTTACAAGATCCTCAATATTCACAGCGCATTCATATCTTCATTACATCATAAGGTACTAACTTGATTAAATAACATCTCACTCCACGAATTAGATGACCACTAAAACAAACTCAGTAAATTCATAAACAATTCGAACAAACACGAGAAAGTAGAAAAGGATACGGCAAAGCATCATTTGCAGGATCTAGATTGACAACAGCAACCTTTCtgcaatgaagcaaaatggaCGTTATCTTACTTATCAGGGCACCTTTTAACTATAAAACCATAGctaaaaaaaaactctttttcTTCGCCAAAACAGTACAATCAACAAGTATTCCATCTAGAATTAACTACCACATTGCATTCTTCAACTGTCGAGCAGCAAAATGTAAcctttttggtagaaaaataataCAATTGCTCTTCACCGTACGCCACTAATAACAGCAGGAGAAATCGATTATGGGAAACACTGCAAGGAGAATTATTATGTCGTACAAAAGGGTATAGAAGAGAAAGGGAAATTACCGTCCGATGAGATTTAGAAACTGAGACATGCCGTTGCAGTAAGTAGTCTTGCCTGAGCCAGGTGGACCGATCACCACTTGACCAAATACcatcttcttctcttttttttttcgtttttgccTTTTTAGGGTTCTGCTCTCTTTCTATTCTTGATAGAAACTTGAAGGGATTAATGTCGAAAGGGTGTCAAAGGATGAAAGCCAATAGGGTACAACCGGAGAAAGAAAGGTGGAGTCTGAAGCAATAAAGAGATGGGAAGAAGAAGGAGCAGCAGCAGAAGTTTCCGGGTTTCGGGTTTCCAAATTGGTTTGGAATCGAATCGCTGGAAGTTTCCAAGGTTCTGTTTATTGAATTAGGGGAGCAaaggttaaaacttaaaaaggGGCACTCCGAGAATCGAACTCGGGACCTCTCGCACCCAAAGCGAGAATCATACCACTAGACCAAGTGCCCACCTTTTGCTAGAATCATACCGTTAGATAAGTCGAGCCGACGAAAATAATTTTGGCTAATCCATTTGGCGGTGacgccatttcttttttttctttttttttttaagatggTTACGTCTAAGGCTGCAAACGAGTTGAGCCAAGTCGGCCAAGTCTTAACTTAATTTTAGTGAACTCGAACTCCAACTCGATCTCGACGAGCCAACAATttaaaactcgagctcgaactcgaaaaaaataaaaaataattattttattttttaaaaaataaataatataatattttttcttgtaattttactattaaaataaaaaaataaaaaatatatatacttaaaataaaaataatatatatatactcgaacTCGCAaactaacgagcttaatatcttgagctcgaattcgagctcgaTTTTGACTCGAGTcaactcgagctcgatattgaTCGACTTCGAGTCGAGCTTGACTcaagccgctcgcgagcggatCGGTTCGTTTGCAGCACTAGTTACGCCAAATTCGTTTCAAGCTATCCAAGCAGCATTTTCATGGACACTTGGCTTTGGCCAAATTCGGATCAtgctattcttttttcttttttttttttcacctagGGGTGTCTAGGCCGTAAGGGCCCGGGGAAGGTGCCCAACCTAAACTCCGAACGAGGTACGCCTGGGACTCGAACCGTAGTCGACATACCCTAAAGAGGGGACCGAAACCACACGAGCTACCCTAGGAGGGGCGGATCATGCTATTCGAGTAGTGCTTTAGTATTTGAATATTCTAGCATGTATCCTCCTTGATCTTAATTGAGTTTCCTCTCTGGGAATAATCGCCTAGTCGATAAAGAAACGGGAGCATATTTActagtattttattttaaagaaCTCTGAGCTAAAATTCAACGTCAAGTATTAATTGAATTTATTCAGATTGATTTCAAGTTCAATCATAACTAGTCACGTTTGACTTTAATTTCAAACCAAGTTTAGCTATTTATAATCAACTTGATTGGACAAATTTAACTCAAAATTGTGAGAATCAATTTCTCTGTTttttaaaagaagaaattctgCAGTTGGTCACGAATATTTCAATCCATTAACTCTACTCATCAAGGTGAGCTCTAAGTTGCCTCACATTCTCCACCATGAAATGCATTAAAGTTAGCAGGTATATGGTTATTTTCACTCTGTTTTTGCTTGACTTAAATGTCGCACTTAAAATATATGGGGCTAATGAAACTTTAACAATTGATAATATGGAAACCTATCATAGCATACAACTTGAAAAGAATCATTAGTTTTGATCCCATGTGCAAGAAGAGACCTTTTAAAACTCTCTTATGCACTAAGTTAAGGGTTCAAACTCGTCTAGTATATCGCACAAGAAGTATAATGCTTATTATtcttaaaaaaatagaaagtgCATGGGTTCAAACCCCCGCATAATGCATCACATAAGAATAGAATTGCAAACGAATCTAACTGCTCGCGAATCGATCGCGAGCGGCTTGAGTCTGAGTTCAACTCAAGATCGGTCAACATCGAGATCGAGCTGATCAAGTTAAACTCGAATTCGAATCCAAATTCAAAAACactaagctcgttagctcgcgattTGACTCGaactcgattatatatatatatttttattttaattgtaaaattacatatatatttctaatattttattatttgttaagaaaaattattattttattttttaagaaaataaaattattattttatttattttttaaaaataaaataattattttttattttttttaactcgAGTTCAAACTTTGCATTTTGAACTCGTCGAGCTCGAATTTCATAAACTCAAGttgagactcgactcgattaggtTGAAACTCGACTTGATtcgactcgtttgcacccctacaCAATAAGTATAGTGCTTATGATCAAACTCTGCGAAGTGCATCACACAAATAATATAATGCTTCTTGTTCTTAAAAAATTCAGAGAATGCCCCTACACAAAAAATATAGTGCTTATGATCAAACTCTGCGAAGTGCATCACACAAAAAAATAATGCTTGTTGTTATTAAAAATTCAGAGAATGCAATAGTATACGCACTTGTTTGATCTGATGATTTAGCTCTCGGCCCCGAAAAAGTATGCTTGGAAAGTTCTCTCTTACACATGTGGTAGGCCATATTGTATCCTTTTGCTGCTTTTATTCGAGTAAAAAACAAAGATGacccgagagagagagagggaccAAATTTTTGGAAATTCAATCCGGCTAACTTCTTGACGGCAAAAGGATGTCCTTTTTATAAATAAACAAAGATGacacgagagagagagagagagagagcgcgcaaatttttggaaatttaatGACATCCATCTAACTTCTTGACGGCAAAATGACGTCCTTTTACATTGCAATTCTTGAAGTACTGCATAGTACATACTTCACTCGGTTGGGGAAGCCAGGATCCAAATATTAACTAGATTTTGATATATTCACAGGGCAACAAAATTTAATGGATAAGCATGAAATTGTTTTAGTTGCATCTAGGATGTccatgaatttttttaaaaaattatttaattttaaataataaCCATGTCgggttttaataattttaatctattgaagaaattttttcacaaaattagcTAAACGTACAAGTTTAGTGAATATCAATTATTTATCATTGTGTAAATGTATCATAAACATCAACACTCAATTATTCAATACAAATCTACCAAATTAAGTGCCTTTATACCGttagaatgaaaaaaaaaaattaaatgaaggGGTAAAAATTTTTAGAAGAGAGAGATTGATTTTGATTGGTTTGTTAGAAGAAAACTTTTGAATGCTAAATGGGTAGATCCAATTAATCAATTGCCTATGAATTCTCTTCCGTACAGGAGAGAGAAATGAGTTTACTGATAATATTAATGTAGTATATTAGATTCAAAAAATATTCCATAGAAATATTTGCAAATGTtgctgtttggattgtaattttttgaagtttttgtagaaaatatactgtaatgatttgatatatgtgaggtaaaaaaattattgaaaaatgtattcacgaaaaacgtaaaaaaaatttattgacgAAAAATGGCTTTCCAATTCATATATGTAGTACTATCTACAACCCAACGGTGATATCACTTTTTTGCAGATGTTAGGACTTAGGAAACCTTTCCCCTcatccccctttttttttttttttatgcaatGCATGAAACATTGCAGGGCAAACTAGGGTCGATGTAGAGTTGATGGAGAATAAGTTCATTATGTCCAGTTTGGTTAGATTAAACCAGTAGACTATCAATAATTGGCAGAATAGTAATGCCTAATTCAAAATCTAATGCTGTGACCTTAGTTTGGGacagaaaatgaaaggaaattcAAGCATGAATGCAGTCCTTTTCATTGAGGGGCTGTAGAAATTGTGGTGCATGGCGTATTTGGGAGGAGAACATACATTTATTtccaatttgaatttgaaaattttcaactataaaACTAAATGGTCCTCCACCTCTTCACTGGCTAAGCATCTTATCATTTGTCACAACTTAGAGAACCCCCAAACCCCACAACTACAAGCACACCCCAGAGGAAAAATCTCACTAGAATAGGGACATTTTATGATTGCTCATGTGACTGAACATTATAACAACAACGTCAATTGTCAAACAAACTTGGGCTCCAGCAGGCATGTGACCTTGATGGGTTCGTAAGGAACAATTATGAGTTTGGTTCAAAGGCAACTAATTTCCGTGCAACTTTCGCAAAAAAGAGTgcgtttggattgtgattttctagaattttttttgtagaaaaagtATACTATAGTGATTTGACGCACGTGAAgtatgaaaataattaaaaaatattattcattaaaatgtaaattttttttttttagaaaaaaatgatAATTCAAACAAGACAGATCCGCAAAACTACCAATCCAAAATTTGGTAGTAAAATTTTACAAGAATAAAGAAAAAACAATATTCAATCGGGAAATTGAACGTACCTTGGAATTTTTGAATTCATCAATTGGATTAACAACCTTTTAAGAAAAAAGTaagataatttttatttttaagttaaTTGTTAAGCATAAGTTTCTAGAAATAGTCCAAAAAGGCAGAAACAAATACTTCTCCTGCCCTATTAAAAGTATCatactttttattttagaatgttccaaaatatttgttaatttattaaagtcaaagttacttttgatcTCTTTTTCCAATATTATCTCCACTTTTATCTATATTTCatattaaattcaaatttaaaatttaattttttaagatAATTTTGAAAACAAATTCATGAGCATCACCATCAATTCACTGTTTTTAAAATGTTGGAATTCAGAAATATGACAAAAACACAGGGAGTACTGTTCTTTTACTCCTTTTAGCTTCTTCAATCCAAATGGTAAAGAAATTAATTGAAAACATTAAAAGTATATTGTTCCCAACAACCCCTATCACCCCTCCCCACCCCAcgcaaacaaaagaaaaagaggaaacaaagtAAGTATCTGGCAAGAGGTAGTTGGATGGTGCATGGTGGAAATGATTGTCGCCATTCCAACTGTGGTATAATTATTTACATTTTAGCTTTTGGTCACCTCCACATTACTCTATCTACCTCCTCCGTCTCAATCCTTATCTAACCGCCTTTCCTCTGCTTTAGTGTCCCAGGGAGCTCTTAGCTGTTAAACTGAAAGAAACTTAGCAGAGAGAAGAGGTAGAAACAGAGAAATATCCATACCTCCATAGCCAATGGCATTTGCAGGCACAACCCAGAAATGCATGGCTTGCGACAAGACTGTGTATTTGGTGGATAAGTTAACTGCAGACAATCGAATCTACCACAAGGCTTGTTTTAGATGCCACCATTGCAAGGGCACCCTTAAGGTTGTTGCTTGAAACACCACTTCTTTCATAGTTTTGTTCTTCGGTTCGCTTTTTTCTCCTCATGTTCCTAATTCAGTAGGCAGAGAGTTGaagttttcttgcattatttgtTCATTTTCCTTGATCGTGGTTTCCTACACAGATCTTCACTGTCGGTCAAGATTCTTGTGTTTAGAATAAACTGATAATCAGGCAAATCTGATTTT
It contains:
- the LOC113749153 gene encoding GPN-loop GTPase QQT1 codes for the protein MVFGQVVIGPPGSGKTTYCNGMSQFLNLIGRKVAVVNLDPANDALPYECAVNIEDLVKLEDVMAEHSLGPNGGLVYCMDYLEKNIDWLESKLKPLIKDHYLLFDFPGQVELFFLHANAKRVIMKLIKRLNLRLTAVHLVDAHLCSDPGKYISALLLCLSTMVHLELPHVNVLSKIDLIESYGRLAFNLDFYTDVQDLSYLQHHLDQDPRSAKYRKLTKELCEVIESYGLVNFTTLDIQDKESVGNLVKLIDKSNGYIFAGIEESAVEFSKIAVGPVDWDYYRVAAVQEKYMKDDEDLDLGNNKD